One genomic window of Quercus robur chromosome 6, dhQueRobu3.1, whole genome shotgun sequence includes the following:
- the LOC126689655 gene encoding EPIDERMAL PATTERNING FACTOR-like protein 2, with protein MGCRRSHNFICGGTLCYVAISLLFLILNSDKLRLTAEGRSLSEPFSQTVREDKAILSAQIGSRPPRCERRCSTCGHCEAIQVPSNPQVQNRNRNFSTASNIAYARGDDNSNYKPMSWKCKCGKIIFNP; from the exons atgGGGTGTAGACGGAGTCACAATTTCATTTGCGGCGGTACACTTTGCTACGTTGccatttctcttctctttctcattttgAACTCCGATAAGCTGAGACTCACAGCTGAAG GTAGATCACTATCCGAACCATTTTCCCAG ACGGTAAGAGAAGATAAGGCAATTTTGAGTGCTCAGATAGGATCAAGGCCTCCAAGGTGTGAGAGAAGGTGCAGCACATGTGGGCACTGCGAGGCAATTCAGGTCCCTTCGAATCCCCAAGTACAAAATCGGAACAGAAACTTTTCCACGGCCTCAAATATTGCATATGCAAGAGGCGATGACAACTCCAACTACAAGCCCATGAGTTGGAAATGCAAGTGTGGGAAAATCATCTTCAACCCATAA
- the LOC126732971 gene encoding serine/threonine-protein kinase ZRK1-like, with protein sequence MSFTFMARKKRNIERERAFLENGSMVLEKLIVSCNGRPTPIRSFSCEEIERATNNYDPCRIFHRDLLYEWYNGSFEGRMVSIKKYIKKFEEAVFTDIAISAKMSPHNNVLRLIGCCLETQIPTLVYESAANGSLAYRWGVSNSSLNGEQQQREPMAWQSKLKIAREIAHAIAYLHTAFSRPIIHRDIKQGNIFLDEHDVAKLTDFSESISIPEGETHIVDRHVIGSRGFVCPHYATTLRITEKIDVFSFGSFLLELTTGQRIYHLAKTADDEGVELEDYIENVTINEIVNLAIQAGERGAVVEQQAQAAVKLALLCREKDPEIRPNMVDVTKELRKIERGRRICCVATTTSCITAGPHMQRKVSRDQA encoded by the exons atgagttTCACATTCATGgccagaaaaaaaagaaacatagaaagagagagagcgtTTCTTGAAAATGGAAGCATGGTACTGGAGAAGCTAATTGTCTCTTGTAATGGCAGACCTACTCCTATACGTAGTTTCTCTTGTGAAGAAATTGAGAGGGCAACAAATAACTATGATCCTTGCCGAATCTTTCACAGAGATTTGTTGTATGAATGGTACAATGGTTCTTTTGAAGGCCGAATGGTTTCCATTAAGaagtacataaaaaaattcGAGGAAGCTGTCTTCACCGATATAGCTATTTCTGCAAAGATGAGCCCTCACAATAATGTTCTAAGGCTCATAGGGTGCTGTCTCGAGACTCAAATTCCCACTTTAGTGTATGAATCTGCAGCAAATGGATCGCTTGCTTATCGATGGGGGGTATCCAATTCTAGTCTTAATGGAGAACAACAACAGCGTGAGCCCATGGCATGGCAGAGCAAGTTAAAGATTGCTAGAGAAATTGCTCATGCAATTGCTTATCTCCACACTGCGTTCTCAAGACCCATCATTCACAGGGACATTAAACAGGGAAATATCTTTTTAGACGAACATGATGTTGCCAAACTAACTGATTTTTCAGAGTCGATATCAATCCCCGAAGGTGAAACTCACATAGTAGATAGGCATGTGATTGGGTCTCGTGGGTTTGTATGCCCCCATTATGCTACCACGCTCCGTATAACGGAGAAAATTGATGTCTTCAGCTTCGGATCATTTCTATTAGAGCTTACAACTGGACAGAGGATATATCATCTAGCAAAAACAGCCGATGATGAAGGTGTGGAATTAGAAGATTACATAGAAAACGTAACTATAAATGAGATTGTGAATTTAGCAATCCAGGCAGGGGAAAGAGGAGCTGTTGTGGAGCAACAAGCACAGGCTGCTGTGAAGCTTGCCCTCCTATGCAGAGAAAAGGATCCGGAGATAAGGCCAAATATGGTTGACGTCACAAAAGAACTTAGAAAGATTGAGAG GGGAAGGAGGATCTGTTGTGTGGCAACAACTACAAGCTGTATTACAGCTGGCCCACATATGCAGAGAAAAGTATCCAGAGATCAGGCCTAA
- the LOC126689905 gene encoding non-functional pseudokinase ZRK2-like: MAEQVKDCKGNCSCNSYLHTAFSRPIIHRNKQLENIFLDQNNVAKLTEFSPSISIPKGGTHAVVDYLGGTAEFICPNYFSTFYVMEIVDAYSFGSFLLELLTGRRLGHLAQAAKDEGGGGAGVEQQVQAVLQLALICREQDPEIRPNMIDVTKELRNIERFIP; encoded by the exons ATGGCAGAGCAAGTTAAAGATTGTAAGGGAAATTGCTCATGCAATTCCTATCTCCACACTGCGTTCTCAAGACCCATCATCCACAGGAACAAACAACTGGAAAACATCTTTTTAGACCAGAACAATGTTGCCAAACTAACCGAATTTTCACCATCCATATCCATCCCCAAAGGTGGAACTCATGCAGTAGTTGACTACCTGGGTGGGACTGCTGAGTTCATATGCCCCAACTATTTTAGCACATTCTATGTAATGGAGATAGTTGACGCCTACAGCTTCGGATCATTTCTATTAGAGCTTTTAACTGGAAGGAGGTTAGGTCATCTAGCACAAGCAGCCAAAGATGAAG GAGGAGGAGGAGCTGGTGTGGAGCAACAAGTACAAGCTGTGTTACAGCTTGCCCTCATATGCAGAGAACAAGATCCAGAGATAAGGCCAAATATGATTGACGTTACAAAAGAACTCAGAAACATTGAGAGATTCATCCCATGA
- the LOC126732972 gene encoding cysteine desulfurase, mitochondrial, with protein sequence MASKLLASTLRQTLLSKFTTTNHVRPLSTAAAAAVAADYHEDTEGITMKGVKISGRPLYLDVQATSPVDPRVLDAMLPFYISRYGNPHSRTHLFGWESENAVEAARSQVASLIGASPKEIIFTSGATESNNISVKGVLHFYKDKKRHVITTQTEHKCVLDSCRHLQQEGFEVTYLPVKSDGLIDLDQLRSAIRPDTGLVSVMAVNNEIGVIQPMEEIGQICKEFNVPFHTDAAQALGKIPVDVEKWNVSLMSLSGHKIYGPKGVGALYLRRRPRIRVEPQMNGGGQERGLRSGTVPTPLVVGMGAACELAKMEMQYDEKRIKSLQERLLNGVREKLDGVVVNGSEERRYAGNLNLSFAYVEGESLLMGLKEVAVSSGSACTSASLEPSYVLRALGVDEDMAHTSIRFGIGRFTTEAEIDRAVELTVHQVEKLREMSPLYEMVKEGINIKDIQWSQH encoded by the coding sequence ATGGCCTCCAAGCTTCTCGCTTCCACTCTCCGCCAAACcctattatcaaaattcaccACTACTAACCACGTCCGCCCCCTCTccaccgccgccgccgccgccgtaGCCGCCGATTACCACGAGGACACTGAAGGAATTACAATGAAAGGAGTCAAAATCTCTGGAAGACCACTTTACCTGGACGTACAAGCCACGTCACCGGTGGACCCGCGTGTCCTCGACGCTATGCTGCCTTTCTATATCTCTCGCTACGGCAACCCTCATTCCCGGACCCACCTCTTCGGCTGGGAATCCGAAAACGCCGTCGAAGCCGCTCGCTCCCAAGTCGCTTCTCTCATCGGCGCTTCCCCTAAGGAAATTATCTTCACCTCCGGCGCCACCGAGTCCAACAATATCTCAGTCAAGGGAGTCTTGCACTTCTACAAGGACAAGAAGCGCCACGTCATCACCACGCAGACCGAGCACAAGTGCGTCCTCGATTCCTGCCGTCACCTCCAGCAGGAAGGCTTCGAAGTCACCTACTTGCCGGTGAAATCCGACGGACTAATCGATTTGGATCAGCTCCGATCCGCTATTCGGCCCGATACGGGGCTTGTTTCGGTTATGGCTGTTAATAACGAGATTGGAGTGATTCAACCGATGGAGGAAATCGGTCAAATTTGCAAGGAATTCAATGTTCCGTTCCATACAGACGCTGCCCAAGCGTTGGGGAAGATTCCGGTCGATGTGGAGAAGTGGAATGTGAGCTTGATGTCGTTGAGTGGCCATAAAATCTACGGTCCCAAAGGAGTGGGGGCTTTGTACTTGAGAAGAAGGCCGAGGATTCGCGTTGAGCCGCAGATGAACGGTGGTGGTCAAGAGAGAGGGCTTCGGAGTGGGACTGTGCCGACTCCACTCGTTGTGGGAATGGGGGCTGCGTGTGAGTTGGCTAAGATGGAAATGCAATATGACGAAAAGCGAATTAAGTCGTTGCAAGAGCGATTGCTGAATGGTGTTAGGGAAAAGTTAGATGGGGTTGTGGTGAATGGGAGTGAGGAGAGGAGGTATGCTGGGAATTTGAATCTTTCGTTTGCGTATGTCGAAGGGGAGAGCTTGTTGATGGGGTTGAAGGAGGTGGCAGTGTCGAGTGGTAGTGCGTGCACTAGTGCCAGCTTGGAGCCTTCCTATGTGTTGAGGGCATTGGGTGTTGATGAGGATATGGCTCACACGTCGATTCGGTTTGGGATTGGGAGGTTTACTACTGAGGCTGAGATTGACAGGGCGGTTGAGCTCACAGTGCATCAGGTGGAGAAGTTGAGGGAAATGAGTCCCCTTTATGAGATGGTGAAAGAAGGGATTAACATTAAGGATATTCAGTGGTCACAACACTGA
- the LOC126689906 gene encoding uncharacterized protein LOC126689906: protein MCDKKKYCWFHKDHDHNTEDCRDLKEQIEELIRKGKLQKYVKKGESSRFKDDNKNQHEPSPKDEDHTSQHPPSVIGEIKTITGGPSTNGSFKSLRKACQRQVNSIHKMPPFKQRRTNRDMTFSEEDARGMKQPHDDPLVIMLIIEVFNTRRILMDNGSFADIIYLSTFQQLKLDPRRLRPFDSLLVNFNGDRVYPKGIVTLMVTVGT, encoded by the coding sequence ATGTGTGACAAAAAGAAGTACTGCTGGTTCCACAAGGATCACGACCATAATACCGAGGATTGCAGGGACCTAAAGGAGCAGATAGAGGAACTTATACGAAAGGGGAAACTGCAGAAATATGTGAAAAAAGGGGAATCCAGTAGATTCAAGGACGACAACAAGAACCAGCACGAACCTTCGCCCAAAGACGAGGATCACACATCCCAACATCCACCAAGtgtgatcggggagataaagaCGATCACAGGCGGCCCTTCCACAAATGGGTCGTTCAAGTCCCTCAGGAAGGCATGCCAAAGACAGGTAAATAGCATCCACAAAATGCCCCCATTTAAGCAAAGACGGACAAACCGAGACATGACtttctcagaagaagatgctAGAGGAATGAAGCAGCCTCATGACGACCCCCTAGTCATAATGCTCATAATAGAAGTATTCAATACCAGAAGAATCCTCATGGACAATGGCAGCTTCGCAGACATCATCTACCTGTCTACTTTCCAGCAGTTAAAGCTAGATCCGAGAAGGCTACGCCCATTTGACTCCCTTCTCGTCAACTTCAACGGAGATAGGGTATACCCTAAGGGAATAGTGACATTGATGGTAACAGTAGGGACTTAA